DNA sequence from the Melospiza melodia melodia isolate bMelMel2 chromosome 22, bMelMel2.pri, whole genome shotgun sequence genome:
TGAGATGATTTTGTTGGCATTTGAAATATAAAATCTTTCATATGCTGGTACAAACTGTGAGACATCCTGGAGTTAGAACTCTGCTGTATCATTTCATGAAATAACGGTTTCATTAGCCTAAACTCGTGTTTGAAATGCTTAGTCTATCCCAACTGGATAGTTTACTGTTTGTAGCTCCTGCTGTAGTTGGTGAGTCCTCTTGAAGAGGAGAAACAGAGCGAAATATTCTAGCATAGCAATTTATGGCCTTAGTACAGCTTTCAGAAGAGAGAAGTGAGATGACTTGAGGGGATAAAACAGTGGCAAAAGGTCGAGTTCCATGTGAGTCTGttaagaaaaaagaataaaaatgtagaAGAAAATGGAAAGGTCAATACTTGACCAAGGAGAATTTctaattttatttcttatttttattttatattttcttcttaCAGCACAACACTAAATTTGTAATGAAATGGAGTCTGGGTCAAGCTCCTTTCGAGTGGAATTTCCAGATTTTTCTAGCACCATTTTGCAGAAGTTAAACCAACAGCGCCAGCAAGGACAATTATGTGATGTGTCCATTGTGGTTCAGGGCCATCTCTTCAGAGCCCATAAAGCTGTTCTTGCAGCTAGTTCACCTTATTTCTGTGATCAGGTTCTCCTGAAAAACAGCAGGCGAATAGTCCTGCCTGATGTGATGAATCCCAGAGTATTTGAAAACATTCTTCTGTCTACTTATACAGGCCGGCTGGTAATGCCTGCACCAGAAATTGTTAGTTATCTGACAGCAGCAAGTTTCCTTCAGATGTGGCACGTAGTGGATAAGTGCACGGAAGTGCTTGAGGGAAACCCAACAGTTCTGTGTCAGAAGATGAATCATGGCAGTGACCATCAGTCCCCAAGCAGTAGTAGCTACAATGGCCTTGTTGAAACCTTTGAACTTGGCTCTGGAGGACAGACAGAATTCCACAAAGTGCAGGAACTAAGAGACGGTGAAAATGAAGAAGAGAGCTCTAAAGATGAACTGTCATGTCAGCTGACAGAACATGAGTACCTTCCCAGTAATTCTTCAACAGAACATGATAGACTTAGCACTGGAATGAC
Encoded proteins:
- the ZBTB43 gene encoding zinc finger and BTB domain-containing protein 43 isoform X2, whose protein sequence is MESGSSSFRVEFPDFSSTILQKLNQQRQQGQLCDVSIVVQGHLFRAHKAVLAASSPYFCDQVLLKNSRRIVLPDVMNPRVFENILLSTYTGRLVMPAPEIVSYLTAASFLQMWHVVDKCTEVLEGNPTVLCQKMNHGSDHQSPSSSSYNGLVETFELGSGGQTEFHKVQELRDGENEEESSKDELSCQLTEHEYLPSNSSTEHDRLSTGMTSQDGEEGTSDSAEYQYSRPMYSKPSIMSHKRWIHVKPERFEQDCEGVDNPYDEHQVSESMNTIQADHSIQSSGVEDFHIADKKMEAEFDEQADESNYDEQVDFYGSSMEEFSGERADGNLSAHRQDLMMAAGYGESIDMAAGIKEETSLTGFSHADKLYPCQCGKSFTHKSQRDRHMSMHLGLRPYGCGVCGRGRHTSRRQNVVSG
- the ZBTB43 gene encoding zinc finger and BTB domain-containing protein 43 isoform X3 gives rise to the protein MESGSSSFRVEFPDFSSTILQKLNQQRQQGQLCDVSIVVQGHLFRAHKAVLAASSPYFCDQVLLKNSRRIVLPDVMNPRVFENILLSTYTGRLVMPAPEIVSYLTAASFLQMWHVVDKCTEVLEGNPTVLCQKMNHGSDHQSPSSSSYNGLVETFELGSGGQTEFHKVQELRDGENEEESSKDELSCQLTEHEYLPSNSSTEHDRLSTGMTSQDGEEGTSDSAEYQYSRPMYSKPSIMSHKRWIHVKPERFEQDCEGVDNPYDEHQVSESMNTIQADHSIQSSGVEDFHIADKKMEAEFDEQADESNYDEQVDFYGSSMEEFSGERADGNLSAHRQDLMMAAGYGESIDMAAGIKEETSLTGFSHADKLYPCQCGKSFTHKSQRDRHMSMHLGLRPYGCGVCGCFPDHCFI